One window from the genome of Periophthalmus magnuspinnatus isolate fPerMag1 chromosome 18, fPerMag1.2.pri, whole genome shotgun sequence encodes:
- the ccnb3 gene encoding G2/mitotic-specific cyclin-B3, giving the protein MPFTRGKKPTVSAASRLPKLSSRANENQEEGSQVKRSSSPPTGAPKKRTAFIDITNAHKVGLSLPGRKKEATKKTVKKPAVASSSVSARNQANLIKSSSVSSEDSSVEIDKTVEVKREAHKVKQEAQGVKQEAQGVKQEVQGVKQEVQGVKQEVQGVKQEVQGVKQEVQGVKQEVQGVQEDAAVPVKKLETDATPPTVQKVPAHLKKQQIPAEFDIDAENREDCVMCPEYAKDIFDYLKQREEKFVLQDYMPQQSSLNAEMRAILVDWLVEVQENFELYHETLYLAVKMTDHYLSKTSVHREMLQLVGSTAMLIASKFEERSPPCVDDFLYICDDAFKREELITMEGSILQTLGFDINIPISYRFLRRYAKCVNTGMDTLTLARYFCEMSLLEMDLVLERGSLLASACLLLALLTKDLGGWTPCLQFHSGYDLCDLSPVVRKLYFCLSAPLDERLKAIRNKYSHKVFFEVAKLPLVDLDVLENALLKKEKTEEPI; this is encoded by the exons atgccGTTTACGAGGGGGAAGAAGCCAACTGTGTCTGCAGCGAGTAGACTGCCCAAACTGAGCTCAAGAGCCAACGAAAACCAA GAGGAGGGGTCACAGGTCAAAAGATCATCGTCTCCGCCCACTGGAGCGCCCAAAAAGAGGACCGCGTTCATTGACATCACAAAT GCTCATAAAGTTGGGCTCAGTCTTCccgggagaaagaaggaggccACAAAGAAAACCGTGAAGAAGCCTGCGGTCGCCTCCAGCTCCGTGTCGGCGAGGAACCAGGCCAACCTCATCAA GTCCTCCTCCGTGAGCTCTGAGGATTCGTCTGTCGAGATCGATAAGACTGTAGAGGTCAAACGGGAAGCGCACAAGGTCAAGCAGGAGGCACAGGGGGTCAAACAGGAGGCACAGGgggtcaaacaggaagtgcagggggtcaaacaggaagtgcagggggtcaaacaggaagtgcagggggtcaaacaggaagtgcagggggtcaaacaggaagtgcagggGGTCAAACAGGAGGTGCAGGGGGTCCAGGAGGATGCGGCGGTTCCGGTCAAAAAGCTGGAGACTGACGCTACGCCCCCTACTGTCCAAAAAGTACCAGCACACCTCAAGAAACAACAG ATCCCAGCTGAGTTTGACATAGACGCGGAGAACAGAGAGGACTGTGTCATGTGTCCAGAATACGCCAAAGACATCTTCGACTACCTCAAACAGAGAGAG GAGAAGTTTGTGCTGCAGGACTACATGCCCCAGCAGTCCAGTCTGAACGCAGAGATGAGAGCTATACTCGTGGACTGGCTCGTCGAAGTTCAG GAAAACTTTGAGTTGTATCACGAGACCCTGTACCTGGCCGTGAAGATGACCGACCACTATCTGTCCAAGACCTCGGTGCACAGGGAGATGCTTCAGCTGGTCGGGTCCACCGCCATGCTCATCGCCTCCAAGTTTGAG GAGCGAAGCCCGCCCTGTGTGGACGACTTCCTGTATATCTGCGATGATGCGTTCAAGAGGGAGGAGCTAATCACGATGGAGGGCAGCATCCTTCAGACGCTCGGCTTCGACATCAACATCCCCATCTCGTATCGCTTCCTCCGCCGCTACGCCAAG TGTGTGAACACGGGCATGGACACTCTGACTCTGGCCCGATACTTCTGTGAGATGAGTCTCCTGGAGATGGACCTGGTTCTGGAGCGCGGGTCTTTGTTAGCTTCAGCCTGTTTACTGCTAGCTCTGCTCACCAAAGACCTCGGCGGATGG ACTCCGTGTCTGCAGTTCCACTCGGGGTACGACCTCTGTGACCTCAGCCCTGTCGTCAGAAAACTCTACTTCTGTCTGTCTGCACCGCTGGACGAGAGGCTCAAGGCCATACGCAACAAGTACTCACACAA GGTGTTTTTCGAAGTGGCAAAGTTGCCGCTGGTCGACCTGGACGTTCTGGAAAATGCTTTGttgaaaaaagagaaaacagaagAGCCGATCTGA